A single window of Deltaproteobacteria bacterium DNA harbors:
- a CDS encoding VWA domain-containing protein, with translation MNFAYLWMLHFLWLAPLTALLFIVYNRQKTRAMERFADPELLSRLSGDIQKGRRILRSACLLAALILMILALAGPRWGSHYQEVSQKGVDIMIVLDVSRSMLVEDVEPDRLERAKREISDFIRVVQGDRVGLVAFAGAAFTQCPLTLDYGALAMFLTALSPDMVPVPGTDLGAALQNAMSSFDAASETDKVILLITDGEDNENRGLQAAREAAKKGIKIFVFGIGDPSGGPIPSADGKGGFKKDAEGQLILSKLDEEGLTEIASATGGTYVRSMAGDLDLDLLYFDGIKQRTEAAELKSGKIKVYEERFPLFVLAAFVLLLVEGLIREVGKERI, from the coding sequence ATGAATTTTGCCTATCTCTGGATGCTCCATTTTTTATGGCTGGCGCCCCTGACGGCCCTCCTCTTCATCGTCTACAACCGGCAGAAGACGCGGGCCATGGAACGGTTTGCCGACCCGGAACTCCTCAGCCGGTTGTCAGGAGACATCCAAAAGGGAAGGCGAATTCTCAGGTCCGCATGCCTGTTGGCGGCCCTGATCCTGATGATTCTGGCCCTGGCCGGTCCGCGGTGGGGGAGCCATTATCAGGAGGTCAGCCAGAAGGGGGTGGACATCATGATCGTCTTGGATGTCTCCCGAAGCATGCTGGTGGAAGATGTGGAACCGGACCGGCTGGAGAGGGCCAAGCGGGAGATCTCGGATTTTATTCGCGTGGTTCAGGGGGACCGGGTGGGTCTGGTGGCCTTTGCAGGGGCGGCCTTTACACAATGTCCTCTCACCCTGGATTATGGCGCCCTGGCCATGTTTCTGACTGCCCTGAGCCCGGATATGGTGCCGGTCCCGGGGACCGATCTGGGGGCGGCGCTTCAGAATGCCATGTCTTCCTTTGACGCCGCATCCGAGACCGACAAGGTTATTCTCCTGATCACGGACGGCGAGGACAACGAGAACCGGGGACTTCAGGCGGCCCGTGAGGCGGCCAAAAAAGGGATCAAGATCTTTGTGTTCGGGATCGGGGATCCGTCCGGAGGCCCCATCCCTTCGGCCGACGGGAAAGGCGGGTTCAAAAAGGACGCTGAGGGTCAACTTATCCTGTCTAAGCTGGATGAAGAGGGACTCACGGAAATCGCCTCGGCCACCGGCGGGACCTATGTCCGATCAATGGCCGGTGACCTGGATCTGGATCTCCTCTATTTCGATGGGATCAAACAGCGGACAGAGGCCGCCGAACTCAAGAGCGGCAAGATAAAGGTGTATGAGGAACGGTTTCCCCTGTTTGTTCTGGCCGCCTTTGTCTTGCTGCTGGTGGAAGGCCTGATTCGTGAAGTGGGAAAGGAGCGCATCTGA
- a CDS encoding CBS and ACT domain-containing protein produces the protein MLVKNWMSKEVITVDVNDSMSDASRLMKEHHFRGLPVMKKGKLVGIVTDRDLKRASASDANTLDIHELLYLVSRIKVQDIMTKDPITIPVDFTVEEAAEVLLDHKLSRAPVVDPEGKLVGMITQTDIFQVLVSLTGVREKGVQVAFLLENRPGSIKEVADILRSYGCRVGSILSSTAGLEGTRHVYIRVFDCDRGRMEEMKAALKAKAKLLYLVDRREKTKEVFQDYTRPPGEWIVG, from the coding sequence ATGTTAGTCAAGAATTGGATGAGCAAAGAGGTGATCACGGTCGATGTAAACGACTCTATGTCGGACGCGTCCAGGCTGATGAAAGAGCATCATTTCAGAGGACTGCCGGTTATGAAAAAAGGGAAATTGGTAGGCATAGTGACGGACAGAGATCTGAAAAGGGCGTCTGCCTCCGATGCCAACACGTTGGATATTCATGAGCTTTTGTACCTGGTCTCGAGGATCAAGGTCCAGGATATCATGACCAAGGATCCGATCACCATCCCCGTCGATTTCACGGTCGAGGAGGCCGCCGAGGTCCTCCTTGATCACAAGCTGTCGCGGGCCCCTGTGGTGGATCCTGAGGGAAAACTGGTGGGGATGATCACCCAGACGGACATCTTCCAGGTGCTGGTTTCGCTGACAGGCGTCCGGGAAAAGGGCGTACAGGTTGCTTTTTTGCTGGAAAACAGGCCGGGGTCCATCAAAGAAGTAGCGGATATTCTTCGCAGCTACGGCTGTCGCGTGGGCAGCATCCTGAGTTCCACTGCCGGTCTTGAAGGCACCAGGCATGTCTACATAAGGGTGTTTGACTGTGACAGGGGACGAATGGAAGAGATGAAAGCGGCCTTGAAAGCCAAGGCCAAACTGCTCTATCTGGTGGACCGCCGGGAAAAAACAAAGGAGGTCTTTCAGGATTACACCAGACCACCCGGCGAATGGATCGTTGGATAA
- a CDS encoding tetratricopeptide repeat protein yields MRMAVWAGVFFGSLAHGAEDPDELYRKGRFTEAQKIYSQADMDHPRDLRYRYNRGCAEYQAGDYKGAMAAFSSVLRRGEEREIRFRAAYNLGNAAFKEGDAASAAEYYRQAIRIDPNQENAQHNLELALRELKSQEKEKEEKEKSSGKEGGQQDPSKTEGEKEKPLERPSPDASPDKDGDQERDTDGKDAGTPPEEKRGEDEGEKSGQDQDERPDRESPKDLSKELKPREALPEPSQEPEGGPPAASSMDSKKAEALLDNVTEDRSRFLQLQMPEERRRGAVSGKDW; encoded by the coding sequence ATGCGTATGGCTGTGTGGGCCGGGGTATTTTTTGGCTCCCTTGCTCATGGGGCGGAGGACCCGGATGAGCTGTACCGGAAGGGCCGGTTTACCGAGGCGCAGAAGATCTATTCCCAAGCGGACATGGATCATCCCAGGGACCTGAGATATCGCTATAACCGGGGGTGTGCCGAGTATCAGGCCGGCGACTACAAGGGGGCCATGGCGGCATTTTCCAGTGTTCTGAGAAGGGGGGAAGAACGGGAGATCCGTTTCAGGGCGGCCTACAATCTGGGCAATGCGGCCTTCAAGGAGGGCGATGCCGCCTCGGCGGCCGAGTATTACCGGCAGGCCATTCGGATCGATCCAAACCAGGAGAATGCGCAACACAACCTGGAACTCGCCCTCAGGGAATTGAAAAGCCAGGAAAAAGAAAAAGAGGAGAAAGAGAAATCTTCGGGGAAAGAAGGGGGTCAACAGGACCCCTCGAAAACAGAGGGTGAAAAGGAAAAGCCCCTGGAGAGGCCTTCTCCGGACGCATCGCCTGACAAGGATGGCGATCAGGAAAGAGACACGGACGGGAAAGACGCCGGGACCCCGCCTGAAGAAAAGAGAGGTGAGGATGAGGGGGAAAAGAGCGGACAGGATCAGGACGAGAGGCCTGACCGTGAGTCCCCCAAAGACCTGTCAAAAGAATTAAAGCCCCGCGAGGCCTTGCCCGAACCGTCTCAAGAACCAGAGGGCGGCCCTCCGGCCGCCTCTTCGATGGATAGCAAAAAAGCCGAGGCCCTGTTGGACAACGTAACCGAAGATCGCTCCAGATTCCTGCAGCTTCAAATGCCCGAAGAAAGACGCCGCGGGGCAGTATCAGGAAAGGATTGGTAG
- a CDS encoding VWA domain-containing protein, protein MMFRLAYPVLLFLLVAAAAWTAFAFRRRPAAITYSMTSRMVPMAGARNQVLARLPVILRGCVLVLLVLTAARPQLYNVSRDVRSPGVDIMLCLDTSGSMEALDFKLGDEPVTRLTAVKKVVSDFIKKRETDRIGLVVFGEEAFTQSPLTIDKGLLMGLVDKMEIGMAGDRTAIGSAIAIGGKRLKDLKAKSKILVVLTDGRNNAGEIPPLAAAEAVRALGVKIYTIGVGGKGPAPFRVKTPLGTRLVHQQVDLDETTLKKVAETGEGRYFRAADSRELSEIYDIIDRAEKTDVKVKEFFHFKELYAWFLVPALILFGLEILLKTWILRVIP, encoded by the coding sequence ATGATGTTTCGGCTTGCCTACCCCGTCCTCCTCTTCCTCCTGGTGGCGGCGGCCGCGTGGACGGCCTTTGCATTCCGGCGGCGGCCTGCGGCCATCACCTACTCCATGACCTCCAGAATGGTCCCCATGGCCGGTGCGCGAAACCAGGTCCTGGCGAGGCTGCCCGTGATCCTGAGGGGATGCGTCCTGGTCCTTCTGGTCCTGACCGCGGCCAGACCCCAGCTGTATAACGTGTCGCGGGATGTCCGGTCTCCGGGTGTGGACATTATGCTCTGCCTGGATACTTCGGGCTCCATGGAGGCCCTCGACTTCAAATTGGGGGATGAACCGGTCACCCGGCTGACTGCTGTGAAGAAAGTGGTCAGCGATTTTATCAAGAAGAGAGAAACCGACCGTATCGGGCTTGTGGTATTTGGCGAAGAGGCCTTTACCCAGTCGCCCCTTACCATTGACAAGGGACTCCTGATGGGGCTGGTGGACAAGATGGAAATCGGGATGGCCGGCGACCGAACCGCCATCGGATCGGCCATTGCCATCGGCGGAAAACGGTTGAAGGACCTGAAGGCCAAGTCCAAGATACTGGTCGTCCTGACAGACGGCCGTAACAATGCGGGCGAGATCCCCCCCCTGGCAGCGGCAGAGGCGGTCCGGGCACTGGGCGTCAAGATCTATACCATCGGTGTGGGGGGAAAGGGACCGGCCCCCTTCCGGGTAAAGACCCCTCTGGGAACCCGCCTGGTGCATCAGCAGGTGGATCTGGATGAAACGACCCTCAAGAAGGTGGCGGAGACCGGAGAAGGGAGGTATTTCCGTGCCGCTGACAGCCGGGAACTGTCAGAGATTTACGACATAATCGACCGGGCCGAAAAGACCGATGTCAAGGTCAAGGAATTCTTTCATTTTAAGGAGCTTTACGCCTGGTTCCTCGTCCCGGCGCTCATCCTGTTCGGGCTGGAGATCCTGCTCAAGACCTGGATTCTGAGGGTGATCCCATGA
- a CDS encoding biotin transporter BioY — MKQKRISPRGMVYASIFGAVTAAGAYLMIPLPPVPITLQTLFLYVAAALLGGRLGALSQIVYLLIGIIGLPVFSGGKGGLGVLLGPTGGYLVGFVAGAYVIGRLVEMKKTPGPVWFVFALGAGTVVIYLLGVMQLVLIARFSIYQAITVGVLPFLIGDALKVGLAIFITMKLRSRLGLHELEIMRG, encoded by the coding sequence ATGAAACAGAAGAGGATATCCCCACGGGGAATGGTTTATGCGTCGATCTTCGGCGCTGTGACCGCGGCAGGGGCCTACCTGATGATACCCCTCCCTCCGGTGCCCATTACCCTCCAGACCTTATTTCTCTATGTGGCCGCGGCCCTTTTGGGCGGCCGGCTGGGTGCATTGAGCCAGATCGTATATCTGCTGATCGGGATCATCGGGCTCCCGGTTTTTTCCGGCGGCAAGGGGGGCTTGGGGGTCTTACTTGGGCCTACCGGGGGATACCTGGTGGGATTTGTTGCCGGGGCGTATGTCATCGGCAGATTGGTGGAAATGAAAAAGACCCCGGGGCCTGTCTGGTTCGTGTTCGCATTGGGTGCAGGCACGGTGGTGATTTACCTGTTGGGCGTGATGCAGCTGGTACTGATTGCAAGGTTTTCCATATACCAGGCGATTACCGTGGGGGTTCTCCCCTTTTTGATCGGCGATGCCCTGAAGGTGGGTCTTGCCATCTTTATCACCATGAAATTGCGGAGCCGGTTAGGCCTCCATGAACTGGAGATCATGCGGGGATAG
- a CDS encoding response regulator, with amino-acid sequence MKKTKVLIIDDEKENVRYLTTILEENGFADISSAFDGEEGLAKVAEVSPGLILLDLRMPKKSGIFVFNELKKSPEYRDIPVIILTGEGGFLKHLAELRDFHEDIESLGDRPTEEVLNRFIETRPDAFLEKPIEPEALMAVIHDVLITLEEVVQKKCSQINALRARKIEGGVVFRGNAFDSSERSRCALAAVAARTAVADPGLPAGFAWRSSDNQNIPMTKADVLAFHAAMTDWIYANYKASWDHKAAVQALTAIEAAEDYDIRKGWPENTLP; translated from the coding sequence ATGAAAAAAACAAAGGTATTGATCATTGATGATGAAAAGGAAAATGTGCGCTATTTGACCACCATACTGGAAGAAAACGGTTTTGCCGACATTTCCAGTGCCTTTGACGGAGAAGAAGGGCTTGCCAAGGTCGCGGAGGTCTCCCCCGGGCTGATCCTCCTGGACCTGCGGATGCCCAAAAAGAGTGGGATATTCGTATTCAACGAACTCAAGAAGTCGCCGGAATACCGGGACATACCTGTAATTATTCTCACCGGCGAGGGAGGATTCCTGAAGCACCTGGCCGAACTGCGCGACTTTCATGAAGATATTGAATCGCTGGGGGACAGGCCCACAGAAGAGGTATTGAACCGGTTTATCGAGACCAGGCCGGATGCATTCCTGGAAAAACCGATTGAGCCGGAAGCCCTCATGGCCGTGATTCATGATGTACTGATCACTTTGGAAGAGGTGGTTCAAAAAAAATGCAGCCAGATCAATGCCCTGCGTGCCCGAAAGATAGAGGGAGGGGTTGTCTTCAGGGGAAACGCCTTCGACAGCAGTGAAAGGAGCCGTTGCGCCCTGGCCGCGGTCGCCGCCAGGACGGCCGTGGCCGACCCTGGATTGCCGGCCGGTTTTGCCTGGCGTTCATCGGACAATCAGAACATCCCCATGACAAAGGCCGATGTACTTGCCTTTCATGCGGCCATGACCGATTGGATCTATGCCAATTATAAGGCGTCATGGGACCATAAGGCCGCTGTTCAGGCATTGACCGCCATAGAGGCCGCGGAGGACTATGATATCCGGAAAGGCTGGCCCGAGAATACCCTCCCGTGA
- a CDS encoding biotin--[acetyl-CoA-carboxylase] ligase, with product MNDSDSLLPREIVKGLDTEVLGRKEIVHLVETDSTNARARELAEQGAPEGTLVVAERQTQGRGRKGRAWFSPSGAGLYTSLVLRPSMPPNEATRITFLTAVAAAEALLHLTDLNVRIKWPNDILVNGKKIAGILTEISTGRGGVDYAVVGLGMNVNTPGFPDDISEKATSVFIETGERFPRAVLLREYLRQQEACFRRLRTSGFEPILGRWKELADSMGKEIRVRMMENTYEGWVEDIDPEGILILRDRQGISRRILAGDVSFV from the coding sequence ATGAATGATTCGGATTCGCTCCTCCCCCGGGAAATTGTGAAAGGACTTGACACGGAGGTCTTGGGAAGAAAAGAGATCGTCCATCTCGTGGAAACAGACTCCACAAATGCCAGGGCCAGGGAATTGGCTGAGCAGGGGGCCCCGGAAGGGACCCTCGTGGTCGCCGAAAGGCAGACTCAGGGAAGAGGACGGAAAGGGAGGGCCTGGTTTTCACCTTCCGGCGCCGGCCTTTACACCTCTCTCGTCCTCAGACCCTCCATGCCCCCCAATGAGGCAACCCGGATCACCTTCCTGACCGCGGTTGCCGCGGCCGAGGCCCTTCTCCATCTGACAGACCTGAATGTGAGAATCAAGTGGCCCAACGATATTCTCGTCAACGGGAAGAAAATTGCCGGTATCCTGACGGAAATCAGCACAGGGCGGGGGGGTGTGGATTACGCCGTGGTCGGTCTGGGGATGAATGTCAATACGCCGGGCTTTCCGGACGACATCAGCGAAAAGGCCACCTCCGTATTTATCGAAACCGGTGAACGATTTCCGAGGGCGGTCCTTCTCAGAGAATATCTGAGACAACAGGAGGCATGTTTCAGGCGGTTGCGGACATCGGGGTTTGAGCCGATTTTGGGGCGTTGGAAAGAGCTGGCAGACAGTATGGGAAAGGAGATCAGGGTCCGGATGATGGAGAATACCTATGAGGGGTGGGTTGAGGATATTGATCCGGAAGGCATTTTAATTCTTAGAGACAGGCAAGGGATCTCTCGCCGGATACTGGCGGGCGATGTCTCTTTTGTGTGA
- a CDS encoding tetratricopeptide repeat protein — MRKKRIWLIIVLLTVGLSVVSDTCADIGWEETFFRANQAYREGHFQEAIDGYLSLIRSGKEGGPVYYNLGNAYFKSNQLGRAIWAYERALLLTPRDPDLRFNLSHAQDQTRDAIEDPRGAIEMIFFWLRSFSLRELFRGFAVLNLLFWSILVVRFFNRSEWLYYLFLFVISLWFIAGLSFGLKYYRISTDDRAVVLQKEVDILAGPDTTDTVLFKLHEGTVVHHERSEDGWSLIRVSEKNRGWTTAGAIGRISGEATLPDEEEGKALSGG; from the coding sequence GTGAGAAAGAAGAGGATCTGGTTAATCATAGTCCTCCTCACGGTCGGGCTGTCTGTTGTGTCAGACACATGTGCAGACATCGGGTGGGAGGAGACCTTTTTCAGAGCAAATCAGGCATACCGGGAGGGTCATTTTCAAGAGGCCATCGACGGCTATCTATCTCTCATCCGTTCGGGAAAGGAGGGCGGTCCGGTCTATTACAACCTGGGCAACGCCTATTTCAAATCAAACCAGCTCGGCCGGGCCATCTGGGCCTATGAACGGGCCCTCTTGCTCACGCCGAGGGACCCGGATCTCCGGTTTAATCTCTCCCATGCACAGGATCAGACCCGGGACGCCATCGAAGATCCCCGGGGAGCCATTGAGATGATATTTTTCTGGCTGAGATCATTCAGTCTCCGTGAGCTGTTCAGGGGCTTTGCTGTCTTGAACCTCCTCTTCTGGTCCATCCTTGTGGTCCGGTTTTTCAATCGATCGGAATGGCTCTACTATCTTTTTCTGTTCGTCATCTCATTATGGTTTATCGCAGGGCTTTCCTTCGGCCTCAAATATTACCGGATCAGCACTGATGACCGGGCCGTTGTCCTTCAGAAAGAGGTCGATATCCTGGCTGGTCCTGACACGACCGATACCGTGCTTTTCAAGCTCCACGAGGGAACAGTGGTACACCATGAGAGATCAGAGGATGGGTGGTCCCTGATCCGTGTATCCGAAAAGAACCGTGGCTGGACCACGGCAGGGGCCATCGGCCGCATCTCGGGCGAGGCGACCCTGCCCGATGAAGAAGAGGGAAAGGCCTTAAGTGGTGGGTGA
- a CDS encoding BatD family protein: MHRLVFLLAVLMAVPGFSNAYAEVSITLTLDRQEATPSDSIRMVVSVTGARQTDARPVIEGVDRFRVTQGGSSSRVEISNGTIRSGVDYTYFLTPLQPGSFQVGPARIQVDGEILESNTAPLTIVKAPSRASPGKNPIFLKAALSSEKAYVEEQLLYTLSLYLRTRVANISLELPEQDHLTFQQLGKPREYQGVLDGHTYRIVEVTYAVMGLKDGDYHIQPAQMDMTAYGSGQRSRRGFFDDPFFSDPFFRTGQPVSVSSEPLELTVIPLPETGKPEGFSGLVGSFTIASELSPAKIRAGESATLTVKVSGRGNVHRIPDLKMPSLDSLKIYADQPVFAAAHDHDGLAGSKIMKWAIVPELPGDYPIPPLTISFFDPKGGEYRILQSPGHSLAVIPGKGKMIMVEAGEERQDGGHGPEKKEIREVGHDILPLHTSVRNLGTQSLPRSNLFLWTVLFLPVFVYVSTFLGLRLRKRSLQTLPAQRAKRAARNLIRECRQSEGNDAERLNLGIRDYFNDRFGLALASLTPEDAVGILESRGVSPETAGRLRDILQRMENAIYAGRGRGWDSFSREIPGVVREIEREIR, translated from the coding sequence ATGCACAGACTTGTATTCTTGTTGGCGGTCCTTATGGCAGTACCGGGATTTTCAAACGCCTATGCAGAAGTTTCCATCACTCTGACCCTGGACAGGCAGGAGGCGACGCCCTCCGATTCCATACGCATGGTGGTCAGCGTGACCGGCGCCAGACAGACTGACGCCCGGCCGGTGATCGAGGGGGTGGATCGGTTTCGGGTGACACAGGGGGGGAGTTCGAGCCGGGTGGAGATCAGCAACGGCACCATCCGTTCAGGGGTCGATTATACCTATTTTCTTACGCCGTTACAGCCGGGGTCTTTTCAGGTCGGACCGGCCAGGATCCAGGTGGACGGGGAGATCCTTGAGAGCAATACGGCGCCCCTGACCATTGTCAAGGCGCCCTCCCGGGCATCTCCCGGCAAGAACCCCATTTTCCTGAAGGCGGCCCTTTCATCAGAAAAGGCATATGTTGAGGAACAGCTTCTGTACACGCTCAGCCTTTATCTGAGGACCAGGGTCGCCAATATCTCTCTTGAGCTTCCGGAGCAGGATCATTTGACCTTTCAGCAGTTGGGCAAGCCGAGGGAATACCAGGGAGTGCTGGATGGGCACACCTATCGAATCGTAGAGGTCACTTATGCGGTGATGGGCCTTAAGGACGGGGATTACCATATCCAACCTGCCCAGATGGATATGACCGCCTATGGATCCGGACAGCGGTCCAGACGGGGATTTTTCGACGATCCCTTCTTCTCAGACCCGTTTTTTAGAACCGGACAGCCGGTAAGCGTCTCCAGTGAACCGCTTGAATTGACGGTTATCCCCCTCCCCGAAACAGGAAAGCCGGAGGGTTTCAGCGGGCTCGTGGGCAGCTTCACCATCGCCTCTGAGCTGTCTCCGGCCAAGATACGAGCGGGTGAATCCGCCACCCTGACCGTAAAGGTGAGCGGCAGGGGAAATGTCCACCGCATTCCAGACCTCAAGATGCCATCACTGGATTCGTTGAAAATCTATGCAGACCAACCGGTTTTTGCGGCAGCCCACGATCATGATGGCCTGGCCGGTTCCAAGATAATGAAATGGGCCATCGTGCCCGAATTGCCGGGCGATTATCCAATTCCTCCCCTCACTATCAGTTTTTTCGACCCCAAGGGAGGTGAGTATCGGATCCTCCAGAGCCCCGGACACTCCCTGGCCGTTATCCCGGGGAAGGGAAAGATGATCATGGTGGAAGCCGGAGAAGAGAGACAGGATGGGGGTCACGGACCGGAAAAAAAGGAGATTCGGGAAGTCGGACATGATATCCTCCCCCTCCATACCTCTGTCAGAAATTTGGGAACCCAATCATTGCCGCGAAGCAACCTGTTTTTATGGACTGTCCTTTTTCTGCCGGTCTTTGTCTATGTCTCTACATTCCTGGGACTACGGCTCCGGAAAAGGTCGCTCCAGACCCTGCCTGCCCAGCGGGCAAAGCGGGCGGCCCGCAATCTGATCCGGGAGTGCCGGCAATCCGAGGGAAATGATGCAGAACGCTTGAACCTGGGGATAAGGGATTATTTCAATGACCGCTTCGGCCTGGCCCTGGCCTCTCTGACCCCTGAGGATGCGGTCGGCATATTGGAATCCCGGGGGGTGAGTCCGGAAACCGCCGGAAGGCTCCGGGATATCTTGCAGCGGATGGAAAATGCAATCTACGCGGGGAGGGGCCGGGGATGGGACAGCTTCAGCCGGGAGATCCCCGGGGTCGTCCGGGAGATCGAGAGGGAGATCCGGTGA
- a CDS encoding PAS domain S-box protein translates to MIRRGAQSRVPLKAAIIGGGKACDDLLILLSQERLKRLNMEIVGVADRTPTAPGILRAQGMGIFTTDDFKKLYDIPGLNLLIELTGSNEVREQIIRTKPLDISSIDHRGARLLWDLVQIETEKQQVQREGEQKLRQFLESAQDIICIKDLEGRYLYVNPATVHYIGMPQEAVIGKTDAEIFKAPLARAMAAHDQQVLDHRRTLFFNEKMEVNGQTFHFHTVRFPIWNEQGEMVSFAVMARDMTEEIELQEAVRQHKEYLENILVHSSDMIITTDLKGRIVTFNPAGERMLGYGRDDIIGQGIDRLWKAPDERRKLMAEVEARGAVNNFPATLLSKGGDEVEVSLSLSQLKDSDGRILGTVGISRDVTEENRLRQQLMEQERLAAVGETVAGITHCIKNVLNGLKGGSYMLNVGLKRKDDKLLQEGWGTVQKGIERISRLSLDMLSYCREREPARRPTDPLKLARETVDLVATAAQQEGIHISCSGEEGPLVKLDPETIGRALLNLVSNAMDACREKAYPAGETPTVDVRVERDKGDVRFIVADNGVGMSEETRSKLFSRFFSTKDGHGTGLGLCVSDKMVSEHGGNISVQSSLGKGSVFTIRIEDIQ, encoded by the coding sequence GTGATCCGAAGAGGCGCCCAATCCCGGGTGCCCCTCAAGGCCGCCATTATCGGAGGGGGCAAGGCCTGTGACGACCTCCTGATCCTGTTGAGTCAGGAACGGCTGAAACGGTTGAACATGGAGATCGTGGGCGTTGCCGATCGCACCCCCACTGCCCCGGGCATTCTACGCGCCCAGGGGATGGGGATCTTTACCACCGACGATTTCAAGAAGCTGTATGACATCCCGGGGTTGAATCTGCTCATCGAATTGACCGGATCCAATGAGGTGCGGGAACAAATCATCCGAACCAAACCCCTCGATATCAGCTCCATTGACCATCGGGGGGCTCGCCTGTTGTGGGATCTGGTACAGATTGAAACAGAAAAGCAGCAGGTGCAGCGGGAAGGGGAGCAGAAGCTCCGTCAATTCCTGGAGTCTGCCCAGGATATTATCTGTATCAAGGACCTCGAAGGCCGCTATCTCTATGTCAATCCTGCCACGGTTCACTACATCGGAATGCCCCAGGAAGCAGTGATCGGCAAAACCGATGCGGAGATCTTCAAGGCCCCGCTGGCCAGGGCCATGGCCGCCCACGATCAACAGGTCCTCGATCACCGAAGAACCCTCTTTTTTAACGAGAAAATGGAGGTCAACGGACAGACCTTCCATTTCCATACCGTCCGCTTCCCTATCTGGAACGAGCAGGGGGAAATGGTGTCATTCGCCGTCATGGCCAGGGACATGACCGAGGAAATCGAACTTCAGGAAGCGGTACGACAGCATAAGGAGTATCTGGAAAACATCCTTGTTCATTCCTCCGATATGATCATCACCACCGATCTCAAGGGCCGTATCGTCACCTTCAACCCGGCAGGCGAGCGGATGCTGGGCTACGGCAGGGATGACATCATCGGCCAGGGGATTGACAGATTGTGGAAGGCACCGGATGAACGCCGGAAGCTGATGGCTGAGGTGGAAGCAAGGGGCGCTGTAAACAATTTCCCTGCAACGCTTCTTTCCAAGGGTGGGGACGAGGTGGAAGTCAGTCTGTCACTGTCGCAATTGAAAGACAGCGATGGCCGCATATTGGGAACCGTCGGGATCAGCAGGGATGTCACCGAAGAAAACCGGTTGCGTCAACAGCTCATGGAGCAGGAACGCCTTGCGGCAGTGGGGGAAACGGTTGCAGGGATCACCCACTGCATCAAGAACGTGCTCAATGGGCTCAAGGGCGGTTCATACATGCTGAATGTGGGTCTGAAGCGGAAAGATGACAAACTGCTGCAGGAGGGGTGGGGGACCGTCCAGAAGGGGATCGAACGCATCAGCAGGCTCAGCCTGGACATGCTCAGTTATTGCCGGGAGAGAGAACCGGCGCGACGCCCCACGGATCCTCTGAAACTGGCCCGGGAGACCGTTGACCTGGTGGCGACTGCCGCGCAACAGGAAGGGATCCATATTTCTTGCAGCGGGGAGGAGGGGCCTTTGGTGAAGCTGGATCCCGAGACCATCGGCCGCGCCCTCTTAAACCTCGTTTCCAATGCAATGGATGCGTGCAGGGAAAAGGCCTATCCGGCAGGAGAGACCCCCACGGTTGACGTCCGGGTGGAACGGGACAAAGGGGATGTCCGCTTTATTGTTGCGGATAACGGTGTTGGGATGAGCGAAGAGACCCGGAGCAAACTCTTCTCCCGGTTTTTCAGCACCAAGGACGGCCATGGCACAGGATTGGGTCTGTGTGTGTCAGACAAGATGGTATCAGAGCATGGGGGGAATATCTCGGTTCAATCGTCACTGGGCAAAGGTTCGGTCTTTACAATTCGAATTGAAGATATACAATGA